The genomic stretch GACGTCCTCATCCGCGGACAGTCGCAGGCGCACCGGAGCGTAGGCCAGAAAATGCTCGCTGTAGGGCGAAGAGGTTTCCACGCGGCTGAGCGGGCGGACAATATCCATGTGACCCTTGCGCACATCCTCCACGGTGCGCCAATAGTTCTCGTTTTGCTCCGCTGGCCGAAACGCCTTGGGCAAGCCGGGCCGACCCAAGGTCCCGAACAGGGACGTCCGGATGTTCAGGGTCCGCAGGGGAGCGTCTTTGTCGAGTTCCGTTTCGGACTGAAAGAGCACCCATCCGTCGACATCGAAGAAAAAGGTGTAACGCTGAAATTTGGGATTGCGCGGAAAAGCGAAAACCGGGGAATTGGATGATTCGTAGAGAGAGAGCACGTTGCGTATCGCCTTGGCGTTCAGGGACAGATAGACGTATCCGTCCAATTCTCCGCCAGGCCCCACATAGGGCGTCACCATGCGCAACACCACGCAGGACATGCGCTCGCGCGGGTTTTCAGGGCTCGGGAACGGCGCTTCGAGTTCCCCGAACTCCGACAGCCACACCTCTCCGGCCTTGAGGTCGCGCACATGGCTGTACAGAAGCGCGGGACCGGGCCTGA from Deltaproteobacteria bacterium encodes the following:
- a CDS encoding Fis family transcriptional regulator; the encoded protein is MMKPKALLEWLPRIRRFGAAPVRRKLRTRLLMTLIPTSLIVLALMGYATYWASSEFISLALERNSRIHAVTTAHAVESLLESCKRQLLFAARNPMTEEKAARYLQDVREVAGLEFVEFGFMPLREGEPVVFVGREGEYRRLAHAEVDGIRPGPALLYSHVRDLKAGEVWLSEFGELEAPFPSPENPRERMSCVVLRMVTPYVGPGGELDGYVYLSLNAKAIRNVLSLYESSNSPVFAFPRNPKFQRYTFFFDVDGWVLFQSETELDKDAPLRTLNIRTSLFGTLGRPGLPKAFRPAEQNENYWRTVEDVRKGHMDIVRPLSRVETSSPYSEHFLAYAPVRLRLSADEDV